The nucleotide sequence CCGTTCTCATACGGGGTCCGCGCAAGGGGGAAAAGTGAACGGGAACGCAGATAAAGTGGGGGCTTCTACGAACGCTAATATCAGGTATGGCCCAAAAACGGCGCCTCTCGGCAATGATCTTGCTTTGCTTTACCCTCCACCCGCGCTCGATGACGACAGCCTGCTCAAGCTGAACAGTTTGGTGCGGCCGGTGCATTGCCTCCCGCGCCGCAGGGCCATTCTCTATCGCGCGGGTACACCCTGTCAGGCGATCTACGCCGTCAACTCCGGTGCCATGAAGAGCTACCGGATTACGGCGGCCGGGGAGCAGCAGGTCGCAGCTTTCCATCTGCCTGGAGAGTTTCTGGGACTTTCTGGCCTCGCGCGCGGGTACCACCCATTCAGCGCAGAGGCGTTGCAGCTGACAAGCATTTGTGTTCTGCCCTTCGAACGACTCTCGGAGCTTGCGCATGAGGTTCCGGCGCTTCAGCGTCAGCTGCTGCGCCTCCTGAGCAGTACAATCGCTCGTGAGGAGAGATTGTGGGAGGCCATGACCGGGCATTCAGCAGATCGACGTCTGGCTTTCATGCTGATCGATCTTCGGAGGCGACTCCCGTCGCGGCGAACTGCTCCCGACGAGTTGCGGTTGCCGATGTCGCGAGCTGAACTGGGCAGTTGCGCAGGGTTGGCAGCGGAGACGACGAGCCGGGTTCTGCGCCGTTTCGAACGTAGTGGCTGGATTTCGAGTAGCGGGCGCACGATCGTACTCCGTCGCCCCGAGGCGCTACGTCGCCTGGTGGGAGGGGAGGCGCGGGAAGCGGCAGCGCGATCTTCAGCAGCTCCCGATGGAGCCCGCCAGCAAAGATAGCGGGCCCTACCGGAAAAAGGGGCCGGCGCCTGTCCTGAGAGCGGACCATTGATGTCTGCGGCTTGTCCGCTAACTCGCGGCGACGCCGGCCGGGTTAACGCTGGGCGTTGCCACTCAGCGTGCGGCTGGTGCTGACGTGTTCTGTTGACCTTGTCGACCACTCGCCGGTGACGTCTGCGCGCTGAGATCTCCCTGTGCGGGCCCGTTGTGCATCGTTTTGTCAATGGATGGCGGGAGCGCGAAGGTGCTGAGTACCTGAAGGCTGCGGGATAGGCTGCTTCCGAGGCTCTCGGCCTGATCGAACCAAGCCTCCCAGAGTCGGGCCCTCAGGTCGATACCGCTACGGGCCATCGAACCGGTGAGTTCCGTTAGTCCGTTTAGGGGAAGCGTGCATCCTGAGTCCGACTCAATCGTATCGATCGCTTCCCGTTCCAGCTCAAGGGTCTTCCTGACGGCTTCGCGGGCGTTCTGCAGCTCTTTACGATAGGTGTCGTCCAAATGCGACGGATCCTTCCCCAGCTCTTCCAGCGCATGAATAGAAGCGTTCAGGAATTCCTCGTTCACGGTGAACCACCGTTGGAAAATTTCGGCGGCGTTGCCGTAATTCGATTGTGTCATTGTGGGGCTCCCTTTGCTGTCTTGTGGCTATTTCCGCAGCGTGTACGCGCTCGGGTGTGTTTGCTAGCTAGAGTTCCGGGTGCCACTAGATTCGGAGTCTCTCCGAATATTGCGGTAAACTGTTTCTCAAAAGTCTCAGGCACGTCCTGATCAGGGTATCGCGGCGCAACCAGTCGCTCATGGCCTGATCGCCTTTGGTTCGAGATGATTTCGACTCCTCAACATTCGGTTCTGATCCTGTCACCAACGCATATTAAACGACCTCATATCGCGACTCGGTTGACGAATATCAACGCTCCGGTGAAAGAGGGATAAGTCCGATGGACGGCACCGATCCCATGTGCGGATGAGATCTCGCCGTGGGGCCTTCTTGCTGATGCGGTCGCCCGCGCCAGGCTGACTGCCTGTCGTTGGGCGTCACTGATAACCGACTGAGCTCGAGCTCCAGCGAGGTTCCTAGACGGCCGTGGCATCGGCCGTCCCGGAGCAGCGCTAAGACCAACCGGCCGGAACTCAAGCGCCCGGTGGTGCGGAGTGGCCGCGGTGCCGGAGCCGCACAAGGTTGCTGACCAGGTGTCGGGACGCTTCTGTCGAGGTCAGGGGGCGCGCGCGTCCTCTTGACCGGAGAGGCCCACTACGACGACGGCTGTATAGACGGACGGAACGGCGGTTGTCGCCCGTCCCCACGATGGTGTGTCCACCACCTCAAGAGCCTAGCCTGAATGGACCGTGAGCACGGTGCAGTTCGCCAGATGCGACACCTTGTGTGAAACGCTCCCCATCATCAGCCCCTTCCAGTCGCTCATGCCGCGGCTGCCCATGACGACGGCGTCGACACCGAGGCGGTCAGCCTCCGCGAGTATGGCCTTCGCCGGCTGGCCCGTACGAACGACGATCTCGGCGACGTCCTCGGGTAGCCCGGCGCGATCGCGTTCGCCACACAGTAGCTCCCGGGCGACATTCTCATAATCCTCAGGCCGCATGTGCATCGGCGAGGCACCGGTGGCCCGCCCGATGACGTCATCTGCGGGCGGCGGCTCCGCGACATTGAGGAGATGAATCTTTCCCGTCGCCGGGTCGATAAGCCGCTGCGCGATCAGCAACGCCTTGCGTGCGTGTTCCGAGCCGTCAACCGGCACCAGTATCGATCGAAACATGGCGCAATCCCCCTGCCGTGGATGCCATATGGGTGAACGTTCGAGAGATCAAAGACGTTAGATAACTATGGCACTGCCTCGGGGGAGGCGGGCTGCCCCAGATCAAGGCAGGTGTTCTTCGCGCTGATCGAGCGTGACCGCCGGATGCCAGGAGCGGTGCGATATCTGGCGGTTCGTCAATGGGAGGAAAGTTCATGGGCGGGCGCTGCTGCGACAACGTCTTGGTCACGTGAGGTGCGGGCCGAGCCTGCGAGTCCCGTCAAGACGGAGAGTCTGCCGACGCCTTGCGTGAAGCCAGTTTTTGACAATTGACCACCGTCATC is from Spiribacter halobius and encodes:
- a CDS encoding helix-turn-helix domain-containing protein, which gives rise to MHCLPRRRAILYRAGTPCQAIYAVNSGAMKSYRITAAGEQQVAAFHLPGEFLGLSGLARGYHPFSAEALQLTSICVLPFERLSELAHEVPALQRQLLRLLSSTIAREERLWEAMTGHSADRRLAFMLIDLRRRLPSRRTAPDELRLPMSRAELGSCAGLAAETTSRVLRRFERSGWISSSGRTIVLRRPEALRRLVGGEAREAAARSSAAPDGARQQR
- a CDS encoding universal stress protein translates to MFRSILVPVDGSEHARKALLIAQRLIDPATGKIHLLNVAEPPPADDVIGRATGASPMHMRPEDYENVARELLCGERDRAGLPEDVAEIVVRTGQPAKAILAEADRLGVDAVVMGSRGMSDWKGLMMGSVSHKVSHLANCTVLTVHSG